A genomic window from Macaca thibetana thibetana isolate TM-01 chromosome 16, ASM2454274v1, whole genome shotgun sequence includes:
- the LOC126938308 gene encoding endogenous retrovirus group K member 5 Gag polyprotein-like, whose amino-acid sequence MGVKAPGKVAIKFLSEAQTAACGFLLISELNQFEVADLLYPWFATEGTLELKHWDEIGRQFKIAHKGGHVIPPTIWPIWASVLSVLDSLQTRVDNVEADPSFLSSEEVEEILSSLSPEDTAQIEAVILQTDLHSDIPWAPPPTPEPAVPPSSLYDELSNDVLAPNQQNPTEIYYPQPSSWPDPPIFPQPCYRAPHLPSTQPGNEAIQPEKEALNYVSMQPGTEALNSQPANEALNTVSVQPCRRALHLPPVQPASEALNTVSVQPCRRALHLPPVQPASEALNTVSVQPCRRPLHLPPASPPSARSAR is encoded by the exons ATGGGCGTCAAGGCCCCCGGCAAGGTTGCGATAAAGTTTCTCTCCGAGGCACAGACTGCCGCCTGCGGG TTTCTACTAATAAGTGAATTAAACCAGTTCGAGGTCGCAGATCTCCTTTACCCTTGGTTTGCTACTGAGGGAACTTTAGAACTCAAACATTGGGATGAAATTGGCCGACAATTTAAAATTGCTCATAAAGGGGGACACGTTATTCCGCCCACTATTTGGCCAATCTGGGCTTCGGTTCTCTCTGTCCTAGACTCCTTGCAGACTCGGGTGGACAACGTGGAGGCTGatccctctttcctctcctctgaggAGGTTGAGGAAATTCTCAGTTCTCTTTCCCCTGAGGATACTGCACAGATTGAGGCCGTGATTCTACAGACGGACCTCCATTCTGACATTCCTTGGGCCCCGCCGCCCACACCAGAGCCTGCCGTGCCCCCATCATCACTTTACGATGAACTTTCAAATGATGTCCTCGCCCCCAACCAGCAGAATCCAACCGAAATATACTATCCACAGCCGTCGTCGTGGCCGGACCCTCCTATCTTTCCTCAGCCCTGCTACAGGGCCCCCCACCTTCCATCTACACAGCCCGGAAATGAGGCTATACAGCCTGAAAAAGAGGCTCTAAACTACGTTTCTATGCAGCCTGGTACGGAGGCTCTCAATTCTCAGCCCGCGAATGAGGCTCTCAACACTGTCTCTGTTCAGCCCTGCCGCAGGGCCCTCCACCTTCCGCCTGTTCAGCCCGCCAGTGAGGCTCTCAACACTGTCTCTGTTCAGCCCTGCCGCAGGGCCCTCCACCTTCCGCCTGTTCAGCCCGCCAGTGAGGCTCTCAACACTGTCTCTGTTCAGCCCTGCCGCAGGCCTCTCCACCTTCCGCCC GCCTCTCCACCTTCCGCCCGTTCGGCCCGGTAA